Proteins encoded within one genomic window of Spiroplasma sabaudiense Ar-1343:
- the udk gene encoding uridine kinase, translating into MKNKKTNIIIISGGSASGKTTVAKRIANDILKDESVINLSMDSYYKDFKNLSQEEAIKINFDHPDSIDVNLLVEDLNKLKSGQAIEAPVYDFTTSSRLKITKHIEPADVIILDGILALHIEKIREMGDIKIFIRTHDDIRLIRRLTRDMKDYGRKFENIIEKYLETVRPMHEYFVEPSIKYADIIIPYYEGNEVAVDLIATKIFSLLKK; encoded by the coding sequence ATGAAAAATAAAAAAACCAATATTATTATTATTTCTGGGGGTAGTGCTAGTGGTAAAACAACTGTGGCTAAAAGAATTGCCAATGATATTTTAAAAGATGAATCTGTCATCAATTTATCAATGGATAGTTACTACAAAGACTTTAAAAATCTTTCTCAAGAAGAAGCAATCAAGATAAACTTTGACCACCCAGATTCGATCGATGTAAATTTATTGGTTGAAGATTTAAATAAATTGAAAAGCGGTCAAGCAATTGAAGCACCAGTATATGATTTTACAACAAGTTCAAGACTAAAAATTACAAAGCATATTGAACCAGCCGATGTTATAATTTTAGACGGAATTTTAGCACTTCATATAGAAAAAATTAGGGAAATGGGAGATATTAAAATCTTTATAAGAACCCATGATGATATTAGATTAATTAGAAGACTAACTCGAGATATGAAAGATTATGGCCGAAAGTTTGAAAATATCATTGAAAAATACTTAGAGACGGTTAGGCCAATGCATGAATACTTTGTTGAACCAAGTATAAAATATGCAGATATCATAATCCCATATTATGAGGGTAATGAAGTTGCAGTTGATTTGATTGCCACTAAAATTTTCAGTTTATTAAAGAAATAG